One window of Ralstonia pickettii DTP0602 genomic DNA carries:
- a CDS encoding amino acid:proton symporter produces the protein MKLNRLPTLIFIAMLLGVLVGTAAHNMAPDAATAKSIADHLSILTDVFLRMIKMIIGPLVFATLVAGIASMGDGRAVGRIGLKAMMWFIAASITSLLLGLVMANLLQPGHGMNLPLPAADAASNLKTGALNLRDFIAHMFPKSFAEAMAHNEILQIVVFSLFFGFALGTVKDGVGKPVLQGIEGLAEVMLKVTNYVMAFAPVGVFGAIAAVITAQGLGVLAVYAKLLGSLYLALALLWVALIAGGYFFLGRDVFRLLKQMRTPLMIGFATASSESAYPKVIDQLTRFGVKERITNFVLPLGYSFNLDGSIMYTSFAALFVAQVYGIELSLTQQITMLLVLLITSKGIAGVPRASLVVVAAVLPMFGLPEAGILLVLGIDHVLDMGRTVTNVLGNAIATAVVAKSEGAIGAPVPSEEDEPVADTTTGLASVQVVAGK, from the coding sequence ATGAAACTGAATCGACTGCCCACCCTGATCTTCATTGCGATGCTGCTCGGCGTGCTGGTCGGCACCGCCGCGCACAACATGGCGCCGGACGCCGCCACCGCCAAATCGATTGCGGACCACCTGTCCATCCTGACCGACGTGTTCCTGCGGATGATCAAGATGATCATCGGGCCGCTGGTGTTCGCCACGCTGGTGGCCGGCATCGCCAGCATGGGCGACGGCCGCGCCGTGGGCCGCATCGGCCTGAAGGCGATGATGTGGTTTATCGCGGCCTCGATCACCTCGCTGCTGCTCGGCCTGGTGATGGCCAACCTGCTGCAGCCGGGCCACGGCATGAACCTGCCGCTGCCGGCCGCTGACGCCGCCTCGAACCTGAAGACCGGCGCGCTGAACCTGCGCGACTTCATCGCCCACATGTTCCCCAAGAGCTTCGCCGAGGCGATGGCGCACAACGAGATCCTGCAGATCGTGGTGTTCTCGCTTTTCTTCGGCTTCGCGCTGGGCACCGTCAAGGACGGCGTGGGCAAGCCCGTGCTGCAAGGCATCGAGGGCCTGGCCGAGGTGATGCTGAAGGTCACCAACTACGTGATGGCGTTCGCGCCGGTGGGCGTGTTCGGCGCGATCGCTGCGGTGATCACCGCGCAGGGCCTGGGCGTGCTGGCCGTGTACGCCAAGCTGCTGGGCAGCCTGTATCTGGCGCTGGCGCTGCTGTGGGTGGCGCTGATCGCCGGCGGCTACTTCTTCCTGGGCCGTGACGTGTTCCGCCTGCTCAAGCAGATGCGCACCCCGCTGATGATCGGCTTCGCCACCGCCAGCAGCGAATCGGCCTACCCGAAGGTGATCGACCAGCTGACCCGTTTCGGCGTCAAGGAGCGCATCACCAACTTCGTGCTGCCGCTGGGCTACTCGTTCAACCTGGACGGCTCGATCATGTACACCTCGTTCGCCGCGCTGTTCGTGGCGCAGGTGTATGGCATCGAGCTGTCGCTGACCCAGCAGATCACCATGCTGCTGGTCCTGCTTATCACCAGCAAGGGCATCGCCGGCGTGCCGCGTGCTTCGCTGGTGGTGGTCGCCGCCGTGCTGCCGATGTTCGGCCTGCCGGAGGCCGGCATCCTGCTGGTGCTGGGCATCGACCACGTACTCGACATGGGTCGCACCGTGACCAATGTGCTGGGCAATGCGATTGCCACCGCCGTCGTCGCCAAAAGCGAAGGCGCCATCGGCGCGCCGGTACCGTCCGAGGAGGATGAACCCGTCGCGGATACCACCACCGGCCTGGCATCTGTCCAGGTCGTGGCGGGCAAGTAA
- a CDS encoding ATPase (K10125: dctB; two-component system, NtrC family, C4-dicarboxylate transport sensor histidine kinase DctB [EC:2.7.13.3]) has protein sequence MTGPLHPPGGTTRSPSSDAASAAGTAGAPGLARLPHGLRGAAPLLALLALALLVGLAGALGYRYSYDTALARQAERGQVQLRLYTQALESELAHYDYVPGLLSLDERIAALLLRPDDPARAARANDYLAALNTRAGTRVVYVLDAHGKVLATSNWQRPDSYLGEDLSFRPYFRAAMDGQLGRFYGVGTTRSESGYYLSAPLGERDNPAGVAVVKIGLEPLENRWQGADSQMLLTDENGVVILASDPSWKLAALRPLSAEARERLSRSLQYNRAPLPQLPLETVRKLANGNGGSSDELVRLRRGPPMLAQHAALPGTDWQLTLLTNTSQARVAALNTAALAGVLTAFVLLLGAAWNVRRRIVNERLAARAALEAANSELERKVAERTADLSATNQRLQAEVAERIRAETVLRQAQDGLLQAGKLAAVGQMSTGIAHELNQPLAALRTISGNTGKFLERGDYGTVRANLDTIIGLVERMGRITGALKSFARKSGNGKRQARLAEAVDNALFLLQTRVDAVQPELQRDIDPTLAVVCDPNRLEQVLVNLLGNALDAVSGKPGPRIALHAHIGGGMVHLTVRDNGSGLSEDAFARLFEPFFTTKPAGQGLGLGLTLSAGILNESGGSLSATNHPDGGACFTLVLPLAPQDATSKDASHAG, from the coding sequence ATGACCGGCCCGCTACACCCTCCCGGCGGCACCACCCGCTCGCCCTCCTCCGATGCAGCGTCCGCTGCCGGCACTGCCGGCGCCCCGGGCCTGGCGCGCCTGCCCCACGGCCTGCGCGGCGCTGCCCCGCTGCTGGCCTTGCTGGCGCTGGCGTTGCTGGTGGGCCTGGCGGGCGCGCTCGGCTACCGCTACAGCTATGACACCGCGCTGGCGCGCCAGGCCGAGCGTGGCCAGGTGCAGCTGCGCCTGTACACCCAGGCGCTGGAGAGCGAACTGGCGCACTACGACTACGTACCCGGCCTGCTGTCGCTGGACGAGCGCATTGCCGCGCTGCTGCTGCGCCCGGACGACCCCGCGCGCGCGGCGCGCGCCAATGACTATCTCGCCGCCCTCAATACCCGCGCCGGCACGCGCGTGGTCTACGTGCTGGATGCGCACGGCAAGGTGCTGGCCACCAGCAACTGGCAGCGCCCCGACAGCTACCTGGGCGAGGACCTGAGCTTCCGCCCCTACTTCCGCGCGGCCATGGACGGCCAGCTGGGGCGCTTCTACGGCGTGGGCACCACGCGCAGCGAATCCGGCTACTACCTGTCGGCGCCGCTGGGCGAGCGCGACAATCCGGCCGGCGTGGCGGTGGTCAAGATCGGCCTGGAGCCGCTGGAGAACCGCTGGCAGGGCGCCGACAGCCAGATGCTGCTGACCGACGAGAACGGCGTGGTGATCCTGGCCTCGGACCCGTCGTGGAAGCTGGCCGCGCTGCGCCCGCTGTCGGCCGAAGCGCGCGAGCGGCTGTCGCGCAGCCTGCAATACAACCGCGCCCCGCTGCCGCAACTGCCGCTGGAGACAGTGCGCAAGCTCGCCAATGGCAATGGCGGCAGCAGCGATGAACTGGTGCGCCTGCGCCGCGGCCCGCCGATGCTGGCGCAGCACGCCGCGCTGCCCGGCACCGACTGGCAGCTGACGCTGCTGACCAATACCTCGCAGGCGCGCGTGGCCGCGCTCAACACCGCCGCGCTGGCGGGCGTGCTGACCGCCTTCGTGCTGCTGCTGGGCGCGGCCTGGAACGTGCGCCGGCGCATCGTCAACGAACGGCTGGCGGCGCGCGCGGCGCTGGAAGCGGCCAACAGCGAGCTGGAGCGCAAGGTGGCCGAGCGCACCGCCGACCTGTCCGCCACCAACCAGCGCCTGCAGGCCGAGGTGGCCGAGCGCATCCGCGCCGAGACCGTGCTGCGCCAGGCGCAGGACGGGCTGCTGCAGGCCGGCAAGCTGGCCGCGGTGGGCCAGATGTCGACCGGCATCGCGCATGAGCTGAACCAGCCGCTGGCGGCGCTGCGCACCATTTCCGGCAATACCGGCAAATTTCTCGAGCGTGGCGACTATGGCACGGTGCGCGCCAACCTCGACACCATCATCGGCCTGGTCGAACGCATGGGCCGCATCACCGGCGCGCTCAAGTCGTTCGCGCGCAAGTCCGGCAATGGCAAGCGCCAGGCCCGGCTGGCCGAGGCGGTGGACAACGCGCTGTTCCTGCTGCAGACCCGCGTGGACGCGGTCCAGCCCGAGCTGCAGCGCGATATCGACCCGACGCTGGCGGTGGTGTGCGATCCCAACCGCCTCGAGCAGGTGCTGGTCAACCTGCTCGGCAATGCGCTCGATGCCGTCTCCGGCAAGCCCGGGCCACGCATCGCGCTGCACGCGCACATCGGCGGAGGCATGGTCCACCTGACCGTGCGCGACAACGGTTCGGGCCTGTCGGAAGACGCCTTCGCGCGGCTGTTCGAACCGTTCTTCACCACCAAGCCCGCCGGGCAGGGACTGGGGCTGGGCCTGACGCTGTCGGCCGGCATCCTCAATGAAAGCGGCGGCAGCCTGTCCGCCACCAACCACCCCGACGGCGGCGCCTGCTTTACGCTGGTGCTGCCGCTGGCGCCGCAGGACGCCACCTCCAAGGACGCATCCCATGCCGGCTGA
- a CDS encoding Fis family transcriptional regulator (K10126: dctD; two-component system, NtrC family, C4-dicarboxylate transport response regulator DctD), translating to MPAELTVLIVEDDADVRLGCEQALRLEGIATRGVGSAEAALREVGPGYAGVVVSDIRLPGQDGMALLAQLRERDPALPVIMITGHGDVGLAVQAMKQGAYDFLEKPFSPEQLVDATRRALEQRRLALEVSELRDRLAGREKLETRLIGHSPAVERLRRLIADLGGTDANVLIHGETGTGKELVARCLHESSQRQARNFVAINCGGLPEQLFESEIFGHEAGSFTGAARRRIGKIEHAEGGTLFLDEIESMPMPLQIKLLRVLQERVVERLGSNQPVPVNARVVAATKADLRLLSDAGQFRADLYYRLNVITLELPPLRERREDVPALFEHFVAQAALRFGREAVPATQAELAALVAYPWPGNVRELRNLAERHVLGLGCNPGHGTTAPEALPLAQAVEQFERALIADAMRRHDGNLSRASEALGVAKTTLFDKVRKYGLHGL from the coding sequence ATGCCGGCTGAGCTGACCGTACTGATCGTCGAGGACGATGCCGACGTGCGCCTGGGCTGCGAGCAGGCGCTGCGCCTGGAAGGCATCGCCACGCGCGGCGTCGGCAGCGCCGAGGCCGCGCTGCGCGAGGTCGGCCCCGGCTATGCGGGCGTGGTCGTCAGCGACATCCGCCTGCCCGGCCAGGATGGCATGGCGCTGCTGGCGCAACTGCGCGAGCGCGACCCGGCGCTGCCGGTGATCATGATCACCGGCCACGGCGACGTCGGCCTGGCGGTGCAGGCGATGAAGCAAGGCGCCTACGACTTCCTGGAAAAACCATTCTCGCCCGAGCAACTGGTGGACGCCACCCGGCGCGCGCTGGAACAGCGCCGCCTGGCGCTGGAAGTATCAGAACTGCGCGATCGCCTGGCCGGACGCGAGAAACTCGAAACTCGCCTGATCGGCCATTCGCCTGCGGTCGAGCGGCTGCGCCGCCTGATCGCCGACCTCGGCGGCACCGACGCCAACGTGCTGATCCACGGCGAGACCGGCACCGGCAAGGAACTGGTGGCGCGCTGCCTGCACGAGTCCAGCCAGCGCCAGGCGCGCAACTTTGTCGCGATCAACTGCGGCGGGCTGCCCGAGCAGCTGTTCGAAAGCGAGATTTTCGGACACGAGGCGGGCTCGTTCACCGGCGCCGCGCGACGGCGCATCGGCAAGATCGAGCATGCCGAGGGCGGCACCCTGTTCCTCGATGAAATCGAGAGCATGCCGATGCCGTTGCAGATCAAGCTGCTGCGCGTGTTGCAGGAGCGCGTGGTGGAACGGCTCGGCTCCAACCAGCCGGTGCCGGTCAACGCACGCGTAGTGGCCGCCACCAAGGCTGACCTGCGCTTGCTGTCCGATGCCGGCCAGTTCCGCGCGGACCTGTACTACCGCCTGAACGTGATCACGCTGGAACTGCCGCCGCTGCGCGAGCGGCGCGAAGACGTGCCGGCGCTGTTCGAACACTTTGTCGCGCAGGCCGCGCTGCGCTTCGGGCGCGAGGCGGTGCCGGCCACCCAAGCCGAGCTGGCCGCGCTGGTGGCCTACCCGTGGCCAGGCAATGTGCGCGAGCTGCGCAACCTGGCCGAGCGCCACGTACTGGGGCTGGGCTGCAACCCGGGCCACGGCACCACCGCACCCGAGGCCCTGCCGCTGGCGCAGGCGGTCGAGCAGTTCGAGCGCGCGCTGATCGCCGACGCCATGCGGCGCCACGACGGCAACCTGAGCCGCGCCAGCGAAGCGCTGGGGGTGGCCAAGACCACGCTGTTCGACAAGGTGCGCAAATATGGGTTGCACGGGTTGTAA